Proteins encoded within one genomic window of Amycolatopsis nigrescens CSC17Ta-90:
- a CDS encoding endolytic transglycosylase MltG codes for MTEPYGGGDGPGDRRRRPPSPRQPGREQPPRPPRPAHAPRPLPREARPAPRPPVRRPAPRPDPGVYGQHEGDLHAEPPPPRRPRRAQQIPPDESPTELIHFDDEPYDNQYDDLYDEEIQGGRRPEDGADVEEPYSAEYEDDEYDYYDEDDEEGRAEPEYIEDERPTRRERRRAGRRRGRAFGWVAAIAVIALLAGGAWFGITEIFGYEDFEGAGESDVLVQVADGDSTNTIATKLASSGVVASPKAFVKASDDNTKVRGVRPGFYVMKTKMSGASAVDKMVDPVSRVGDFQLRPGTQLDDINQPDGKVTDGVFALLSKASCAELNGKSTCVPVEELRRVAETADLVALGVPSWAAESVGAVEPKRRLEGLIAPGVYDVKPGSDATGLLTEVLRTSATRLETAGLPSAASGLGLSPYQTLVVASLIEREAVQQDFAKVSRVIYNRLAKNMRLELDSTVNYLLDKPVVTTTDDDRNRPGPYNTYKNTGLPPSPISAPSEKAIIAAEKPVEGSIVFFVKCEKNGISCFADTLEQHNQNKRDAKARGAY; via the coding sequence GTGACTGAACCCTATGGTGGCGGCGACGGGCCAGGGGATCGGCGGCGGCGCCCGCCGTCCCCGCGGCAGCCCGGCCGCGAGCAGCCACCCCGCCCGCCGCGGCCGGCGCACGCCCCGCGCCCGTTGCCGCGCGAGGCGCGTCCGGCGCCCCGGCCACCCGTCCGGCGTCCCGCCCCCCGGCCCGATCCCGGGGTGTACGGGCAGCACGAGGGCGACCTGCACGCCGAGCCCCCGCCGCCGCGGCGTCCCCGCCGGGCGCAGCAGATACCGCCGGACGAAAGCCCGACCGAGCTGATCCACTTCGACGACGAGCCGTACGACAACCAGTACGACGACCTGTACGACGAGGAGATCCAGGGCGGCCGTCGACCGGAGGACGGTGCGGACGTCGAGGAGCCGTACAGCGCCGAGTACGAAGACGACGAGTACGACTACTACGACGAAGACGACGAGGAAGGCCGGGCCGAACCCGAGTACATCGAGGACGAGCGGCCGACCCGCCGGGAGCGCCGTCGCGCCGGCCGGCGACGCGGCCGCGCGTTCGGCTGGGTGGCCGCGATCGCGGTGATCGCGCTGCTCGCCGGTGGCGCCTGGTTCGGCATCACCGAGATCTTCGGCTACGAGGACTTCGAGGGCGCCGGCGAGTCCGACGTGCTGGTCCAGGTGGCCGACGGCGACTCGACCAACACCATCGCCACCAAGCTGGCGAGCTCGGGCGTGGTGGCCAGCCCCAAGGCCTTCGTGAAGGCCAGCGACGACAACACCAAGGTGCGCGGGGTTCGGCCGGGTTTCTACGTGATGAAGACGAAGATGTCCGGCGCCAGCGCGGTGGACAAGATGGTTGACCCGGTGTCCAGGGTCGGTGATTTCCAGCTCCGGCCAGGCACCCAGCTCGACGACATCAACCAGCCGGACGGCAAGGTCACCGACGGCGTGTTCGCGCTGCTGAGCAAGGCGTCCTGCGCGGAGCTCAACGGCAAGAGCACCTGCGTGCCGGTCGAGGAGCTGCGCCGGGTGGCGGAGACCGCCGATCTGGTCGCACTCGGCGTGCCGTCCTGGGCGGCCGAGTCGGTCGGCGCGGTGGAGCCGAAACGGCGACTCGAAGGACTGATCGCGCCGGGCGTGTACGACGTGAAGCCGGGTTCGGACGCCACCGGGCTGCTCACCGAGGTGCTCCGGACCTCGGCGACCCGGCTGGAGACGGCCGGGCTGCCGTCCGCGGCGAGCGGGCTGGGGCTGAGTCCGTACCAGACGCTGGTGGTCGCGTCCCTGATCGAACGCGAGGCGGTGCAGCAGGACTTCGCGAAGGTGTCCCGGGTGATCTACAACCGGCTGGCGAAGAACATGCGGCTGGAGCTGGACTCCACCGTGAACTACCTGCTCGACAAGCCGGTGGTCACCACCACCGACGACGACCGCAACCGGCCGGGACCGTACAACACCTACAAGAACACCGGCCTTCCTCCGTCGCCGATCTCCGCGCCGAGCGAGAAGGCCATCATCGCGGCCGAGAAACCCGTGGAGGGTTCGATCGTGTTCTTCGTCAAGTGCGAGAAGAACGGCATCTCCTGCTTCGCCGACACGCTCGAGCAGCACAACCAGAACAAGCGCGACGCGAAGGCCCGCGGTGCCTACTGA